The following are from one region of the Channa argus isolate prfri chromosome 6, Channa argus male v1.0, whole genome shotgun sequence genome:
- the si:ch211-14c7.2 gene encoding uncharacterized protein si:ch211-14c7.2, with translation MRPTTSTMLQQNNNNNYPCLSMSGTTREMLQKCSRAALPFPSRLELGDLPLIRGLRAWALCSKNRRKAGGLLGSGQSPTARPAGHRNSTSCTKPADVYLSGEWSQMGYGLPLGLDARQAEIGALVTVATLKTSEGGGKTQTQCLFLRTEKGSCLYSTAKPGSGVATSAASSVVGGWLKGKTGGGGIRDITGGRRDGGSTLSLQTGANRVRMRSGRRWRKSSNVVAREKPIASREWQQRSREDPAGEIALGERKEVQDKGALDSKLFHSLQQDGKRAQQDKEGACRAPKCSHNASTKACPRCERGAQRREEQKEHVGDESPSNEMKDTRKEKPKVDEEEKEEDKSSLCELGLSNVGLSIQNSDQESNSFHPQSHSCRNAEETREAESNEEQDSHGKDEKGKGNLCEEVRVNGLSDRLEANRDSEKESVTQTPTVPSAMSNRYQDISVSSWSESSANVEGTSCLVQRKLGNTHQEQHQTEEDPGIMGKEELRISSFEARELNFVPNENNTVKSNKNRKVFCDDCQTSESAWRDELVSKERINPEGADEAGEQELDDNKADNKKETHTEDVVSACAKLENHCEIKRNCSPENVWRSDGCKKPEEENEDSCGQTSITQAEARGESSTDVTNVACTDPSSSPGLCRANEAPRLPPLGSMATGLPLLVAEEEVEKVEDGVRVTARDGEGGQTGKRRIGSELEEQGEGETEEEEEKVEEDEFGVFMQAEGEPACSGRVTMSASVPCGSRACVALGNHTITGEPTCWTDSSFQQSEDSWTAFPQDSADGGGDAVGQWWPSSAVEERRLSAGPSLVSVFAEAFPSLPGSSPSDPCDLNTVPTLTQLLRGRASQDHWLLDSFHDLNKMIGQRYKRDAGVSRHLLLKTLHLEQPQTESRPAPWTANRRLSPGLPSANQHAQNAAAKRRLSYDYNRNITD, from the exons ATGAGGCCAACGACAAGCACAATGCTCCAGcagaataacaacaacaactaccCCTGCCTGAGCATGTCTGGCACAACCCGGGAGATGCTCCAGAAGTGCTCCAGAGCTGCTCTGCCTTTCCCCAGCAGGCTGGAGCTGGGTGACCTGCCGCTGATCCGTGGGCTCCGAGCCTGGGCCCTGTGCTCAAAGAACCGCCGGAAGGCTGGCGGTTTGCTGGGAAGTGGACAGTCTCCCACAGCTCGTCCTGCAGGACACAGGAACTCGACTTCCTGCACCAAGCCTGCAGATGTGTATCTGAGCGGGGAGTGGAGTCAGATGGGCTATGGGCTTCCCCTGGGGCTGGATGCCAGGCAGGCAGAGATCGGAGCCTTGGTAACGGTTGCAACCCTGAAGACCTCAGAGGGCGGCGGGAAGACACAGACTCAATGTCTCTTCCTCCGGACTGAGAAAGGGAGCTGTTTGTACTCAACAGCTAAGCCCGGTTCTGGTGTGGCAACCAGTGCAGCCTCCAGTGTGGTTGGGGGGTGGCTGAAAGggaagacaggaggaggaggaatcaGAGACATcacaggagggaggagggatgGCGGGTCAACTCTGTCATTACAGACCGGAGCAAACCGGGTTAGAATGCGGTCGGGCCGGAGATGGAGGAAGTCCAGCAATGTGGTGGCCCGTGAAAAACCAATTGCGAGTAGAGAGTGGCAGCAGAGGAGCAGGGAGGATCCTGCCGGAGAAATCGCTCTGggagaaaggaaggaagtgCAAGACAAAGGAGCCCTGGACAGCAAACTGTTTCACAGCCTACAGCAGGATGGCAAGCGAGCACAGCAGGACAAAGAGGGAGCATGCAGAGCTCCCAAGTGCAGCCACAATGCTTCTACTAAAGCCTGCCCTCGGTGTGAAAGGGGAgcacagagaagagaagaacagAAGGAACACGTGGGGGATGAAAGTCCGAGCAATGAGATGAAGGATACGAGGAAGGAGAAGCCAAAGGttgatgaggaggagaaggaggaggacaagAGCAGCCTCTGTGAATTAGGTTTATCTAACGTTGGTTTGTCCATACAAAACTCGGACCAAGAATCTAACAGCTTTCACCCACAGTCCCACAGCTGCCGCAACGCTGAGGAGACTAGAGAAGCCGAGAGCAATGAGGAGCAAGATTCTCACGGCAAGGACGAAAAAGGGAAGGGAAATCTTTGTGAGGAAGTTCGTGTAAATGGACTTTCTGATCGTCTGGAAGCAAATCGAGACTCTGAAAAGGAGAGCGTCACTCAGACTCCCACTGTACCCTCAGCCATGTCGAACCGCTACCAGGACATTTCTGTCTCCTCCTGGTCTGAGTCCTCTGCTAATGTAGAGGGCACCAGTTGTTTGGTTCAGCGAAAGCTTGGGAACACCCATCAGGAGCAACACCAAACGGAGGAGGATccgggaattatgggtaaagaAGAACTGCGCATTAGCAGCTTTGAGGCCCGTGAACTAAACTTTGTGCCCAATGAGAACAACACTGTgaagtcaaacaaaaacagaaaggttTTCTGTGATGACTGTCAGACGTCTGAGTCTGCGTGGAGAGACGAGCTGGTGTCAAAGGAGAGAATAAATCCAGAAGGTGCGGATGAAGCTGGGGAGCAAGAGCTAGACGACAACAAAGCTGATAacaagaaagaaacacacactgaggatGTGGTCAGTGCTTGTGCCAAACTGGAGAATCATTGtgaaataaagagaaactgTTCACCAGAAAATGTCTGGAGGTCAGATGGATGCAAGAAGCCGGAGGAAGAGAACGAGGACAGCTGTGGTCAAACAAGCATAACGCAAGCTGAAGCCAGAGGAGAGTCCAGCACTGACGTCACTAATGTTGCTTGTACTGATCCCTCCAGCTCTCCTGGACTCTGCCGGGCTAATGAAGCCCCCCGTCTGCCCCCCCTGGGATCCATGGCAACTGGTCTGCCTCTTCTGGTGGcggaagaggaggtggagaaggtgGAAGACGGGGTCCGAGTGACAGCAAGAGACGGAGAAGGAGGTCAGACAGGGAAGAGGAGGATTGGGAGCGAGCTGGAGGAGCAGGGTGAAGGGGagacggaggaggaggaggagaaggtggaggaagaTGAGTTTGGGGTATTTATGCAGGCAGAAGGAGAGCCGGCCTGCAGCGGGAGGGTCACCATGTCTGCCTCAGTGCCTTGTGGGAGCAGAGCATGTGTTG CCCTCGGAAACCACACTATCACTGGGGAGCCAACCTGCTGGACGGACAGCTCGTTCCAGCAGTCAGAGGACAGCTGGACAGCCTTTCCTCAGGACTCGGCGGATGGAGGTGGGGACGCTGTGGGACAGTGGTGGCCGAGCAGCGCTGTGGAGGAGAGACGACTCTCGGCCGGTCCCAGTTTG GTGTCTGTCTTCGCTGAAGCCTTCCCCTCGCTGCCCGGCTCGTCCCCAAGTGACCCCTGTGACCTCAACACTGTTCCcacactcacccagctcctgaGGGGCAGAGCCAGCCAGGACCACTG GCTGTTGGACAGTTTCCACGACTTGAACAAAATGATCGGCCAGAGATACAAGAGAGACGCCGGTGTGTCCCGTCATCTGCTGCTGAAGACTTTACACCTGGAGCAGCCGCAGACT GAAAGCAGACCTGCTCCCTGGACAGCCAATCGGCGTCTCTCCCCTGGCCTCCCCTCGGCCAATCAGCACGCTCAGAATGCTGCGGCTAAGCGACGGCTGTCATACGACTACAACAGAAACATTACTGATTAG